GTTTTCTCCCATTTCAGGTTCGGGTTTCCAAGTCCTTCGAGGAAGCCGAGCATCAGCTCATTGTTATAAATGTAATTGATCGCGTTCAGGCTCGGGAGCGACATATAGTTGCCGATTTCCTGGTTACCCGTCTGTCCGTAACTGGCGCGGAGTTTCAGGTTTGAGATCGATTTTACATTTTTCAAGAAACCTTCTTCAATCACCTTCCAGCCCAATCCGATCGAAGGGAAAAAGCCCCATTTATTATTTGTTCCAAAACGCGAAGACCCGTCATACCTGCCCGTCGCTGTCAGTAAGTACCTGTCTTTGAACGCATACGAAGCACGACCGGTCCAGGAAATGAGCTTACTGGAATATTTGTTGGACTTCGGTAAATCGAGGTTTTTGGCTATTGAAATATTGTCAATCCCTGTGAGGTCTGTCGGGAAACCGCTGCCGGAAACCGAAAGATCGGTATACTGATATTCCTGATACGAATAGACCCCGTTTACGCTCAGATTATGCTGGTTCCAGGTATTCTGATAGGTCAATACGTTCTCATTGATCAGCGTTTGCGCCTGCGTGTGGAGCTGGCTTCCGATCCCGCCCGAGTTACGGCCTGCACTGTGTTTCGATGTGGCGTAGTAAAAATTGCGCGAGCCCGACACGTCTGCGCCTGCATTGGTGCGGAAACTCAAATGCGGTGTGATCTTGAATTCGGCGTAAATATCTCCCAGAATCCTGTTGGTAGTAGTTTGATCGGTTTTTTCGTTGGCATCAGCCACAGGATTCCAGCGACCTTCTACAAATGCCGCATGCTGCGGGTCGTCGGCAGCGAAGTAAAAACTGCCGTCTGCATTTCTGACAGGCATTGTGGGCCAGCCAAACCGGAAAATGTTAGTCGGCGCACCCGGATTTATGTCCTGCACCGAGCGGTTCAATTGCAAATGAGTGCCTACGCTCAGCCATTTTGTGAATTTATGGTCCAGATTTGTCCGAATTGAATACCTTTTAAAACCCGCGTCGTGAAGCAATCCGTCCTGCGAAAAAAGGCCTGCCGACAGCAGATAACGCGTATCCGCATTGCCTCCGTCGAATGTCAGCGTATAATCCTGGATAGGCGCGCGGCCTTTGATGATCGCTTTCTGCCAGTCGGTATCGTGCGCCGGGGCGGGTTTCGCTTCGGAATAAACCGGCTTGCCGGTCTGGTTTAAATAGGCTGCATTGATGAAATTCACAAACTCATCCCGGTTGATCATTTTCACAAGTCTAGCCGGCGATTGAATGCCGTAGTAAGACGAAAATGAAAAGTTCTTCTTCCCTACTGCCCCTTTCTTGGTAGTCACCATGATCACCCCGTTCGCGCCGCGCGAGCCATAAATCGCCGCCGAAGATGCATCTTTCAGGATCTCAACCGACTCAATATCATTGGAATTGATATCATTCATATTCCCATTGACGAGCGGAAAACCGTCGAGCACAATGAGCGGGTTATTGCTCGCATTGATCGAACCTACGCCGCGAATCCGGATTACCGGCTGCGCACCGGGCTGATTATCAGTAGAAACCGACACCCCGGCGGCCCGCCCCTGCAAAGCCTGGGTTACATTTGGCGCGGCTACGGCTTTCAGTTCCGCCGGCTTCACCTGACTGATCGCGCCGGTTAGGTCACTCTTCTTTTTGGTACCGTAACCCACCACTACCACCTCTTCAAGAGACTTGTTGTCAATTTCGAGCACCACGTCCAGCCGGGTCTGGTTACCAGCCTGAACTTCCTTCGAAGCGTACCCTATATAACTGAATACCAGCACAGGTTCACTTGCATTGGCCTGCACGGAATAAAGTCCCGCTGCGTCTGTAGACGTTCCGATCTGTGTGCCTTTCACGACTACACTCACCCCTACCAGCACCTCGCCGGTCGAGCCGGTCACTTTCCCCGAGATTTCCTGCGCGTAGCTTTCGCCCACGCTAAAAAACACCACAACCAAAAAGGTCGGTACCAGCCATTTTGTAATGAATTCCATAAGCGCCCGATGTTTAGATGAATAGCTTCATTGCCTAGCAGATTTCGGGAACTACCAAAAATCTAACTATTTATCAGCATAAGCCTATTCGTCTCAATCTATACTACACTATGGGATAATAAATTTTCATTTTTTTTCGATTAGCTACTTTTTCTTTTCTTATTTAATCAGTTTCGATGATTTACAAAAAAAACACTTCATTTATCTCAGAGCGGATATCCCTGAAATTTTCCTAAAAATCCAGGGCGAAAGGCATAGTCCCAACTCAGGTCGGGATATTTGTTTACATTAACGAAAAAAAACGATGAACCACAGCGCACTGTCAATCAGGCCCTTTATCGGAGCAAAGGATTTTGAAGTATCCAGAAGCTTTTACCGTGATCTCGGCTTTGAGGAAACCGTATTGAAAGACAACTTTTCGGTCTTCAAATTCAACCAGCTAGCCTTTTATTTACAGGATTATTATATAAAGGACTGGATAGATAACAGCATGATCTTCGTGGAAGTGGACGATGTGGACCGTTATTTCAACGATTTGCTGACGCTCGACCTGCCGGGAAAATACGAAGGCGTGCGGTTAACGCCAATCCGGACGGATTACTGGGGCAGAGAGTGCTTCCTGCATGATCCGTCCGGTATTCTGTGGCATTTCGGTCAATTCAATAAATAGGTATCAGATCGAATTGTCAAAAAGATTCGTGGAAATCAACCTGGCGGGAAATTTAATAAGCAAAATGTCCCGCCAGGATCTTTGGCCGGTATATTCACGTCGGTGCTGTCTGCAAGCTCGCGAAGGACTTACTCAGCGTCTTCTTCTTCGGGGTCCGGGATGATGGCAGCCTGGTAACTGTCGGCATATTTGATTTCTTCCAGCCAGTAAGCAGAGCTGACAATATCGTAGGTTACTGAGTTTTCGTCCCGCGAGACGGTTTCCAGCTTCCACAAAATGTCTTTTGCCTCTTCAAACTTCCCGCCTTCCAGCTGATCTGTGAAAAGGCGGCGGATCAGGCTTCGGTCGGACATTCCTTCTGCCAGTATCCTGACGATCGCAGGCGCGGCATTTTCATCCAGCGCTGAGATATCGCCGGTGATACTGATCTGAAAATGAACAGCTTCACCACGCGGAAATTTCCCATTGTAAGCCTGGTAAAGCAGCTGTGTCGCACGGAATAAATCGGGGTGCAGGGACAGCTCAGGATATTCCTCCCATAGTTTTTCTGTCAATATTTCGTGTGAAAGGTTCTCGATCTGGCCTTCTGTCAGCCGACCGTCAATCACATAATCGAGAACAATTTTCGCTGCTTCTTCGGGCTCGAAATCTGTGAGCGACATCATGCACATCTCTTTCAGTTCCCCATCCTTGATTTCCTGTGGATTATCGTAATCCATACTGTTCAGCAGATTTACATAGTCAGTTCCCGACCACGCATCTGGTAATTCCTGTATCTGCTCAAATGATAAAACCTTTACTTCAATTTGGCTCATGCTTTCGTTTGTAATGCGCAGTGGCTCCTGCGCGTAGCTTTTGATAATGATCCTGGCTAGTAAAAGCATGCCACCCAGTTTTGCAGCGTGCTACTAAAGCAAAAATAATTGCAAACAGCGACTTGCAGCAAGCTTTCTACAAATAGAAAAATTACCGGTAACAACCTAAAATATTCAGCAACCATAAATGCACTACCGCGGCAACCAGCAACATATATAAGTATCTGAATATAAAAACGTTAATACTTTAATGATATTTAAAATATCACATTATTGATTATAATAATATCAATTTACTTGCATTAATGAAACCTTTTTTCGAAGTTTGAGACCAACAAAATCATTTCTACACACCAGAAGAAAGCACTGTGACAGCAAATCAAAAACCATCACTTTTTAAAGAAATCAGGAAGAAGTAGTTAAAACAAAAAAGCGGGTACGGGGAGATGGAACAATTCAAATTATTCAACGATAGGGAGCATCTTTCGCTTCCGAAACATTTAATGGATTACGTGCCTGATTTTTTTGATAAAAAGGCAAGTGACTTGTATCTGAAAACATTCGTCCTCACTACCCCCTGGCAGCAAACCAAAGTGGTGATGTATGAAAAAGAAGTACTGACGCCGCGGCTTTCTGCCTGGTTTGGTGATCGTCCGATGGTAAAAGGCGACCGCAGACCGCCTATTGCGTGGACAGAAGAATTATGGCAGATTAAAACGAAAGTGGAGGACTACACCGGAATGATTTTCAATGGTGTGTTGCTCAACTATTACCGCAACGAAAAGGATTCTGTCGCCTGGCATAGCGACAAGGATACCATTTCCGGCATGAAAACAGAAATCGCTTCCGTGAGCTTCGGGCAGGCTCGAAATTTTGATTTCCGGAATAAGAAAGACCACCGCCAGCAATATTCGCTCCAACTGCAGAATGGTTCATTGCTGCTCATGAAAGGCGATTTACAAAGGTTTTGGGAACACCGCGTCGCAAAATCGACCAAACCGATGAACGCACGGATCAATCTGACCTTCCGGAAAATCCTGCATTAATGTCCGTCGATGTCGCATCCTACAAATATTACGTCGCGATGCGACTTGGTGTCTTTTTGGATTTTGGTGCATTTGGAATATATAAGTTGTGTGCTGGTGATCCAGCTGTATGAAACAGATAACCAATAGCTAACAGCCAACAGCTAAAAGCCGACAGCCAAAATCCAACACCCGTCCCAGTTGCTGCCTGCTGTAATATTATGTAAGTTGGAATCTGAAACGATCCTGACTTATGAGTGAAACCAAATTTAACATAGCCGTATTGATCGATGGGGACAATGCGCAGGCCAAATTGATGAAGGAAACTCTGGAAGAGGTTTCCAAATATGGGAAGGCAACTATTCGACGCATTTACGGTGACTGGACTACGCAATACATGAACAGCTGGAAGGAAATCGTGAACCAGCATTCAATAAGTCCGATCCAGAAATTTTCCTATACAACAGGCAAAAACTCAACCGACAGCTCGCTCATCATTGATGCAATGGACATTCTGCACAGCAAAAGCGTAGAAGGGTTTTGCATTGTTTCCAGCGACAGCGATTATACCGGACTGGCGAAAAGGATCCGGGAAGAAGGACTTTTTGTGATGGGAATCGGGCGGAAAAATACACCGATCGCATTCGTGAATTCCTGCGAGATATTCACATTCAGCGAAAACCTCGTGGCTGAACTTGAAACGACTGCAGAAGAACCCGAGCCGCTGAAAGTGGATGTTACCCCGAGGGAAATCATAAAAAAAGAGCCGAAAAAGCAGGAGACCAAACGCAGATACCCGAAGATCGATATGAACATCATTGATAAGGCATTTGAAATTTCCGCTAATGAGGAAGAAGAAGCATTCATTTCTAAAATAGGCACCTCGCTCCGTAAAATCGACCCCAGTTTTGACTCCAGAACGTATGGCTTCAAGACATTGACCTCACTTTTCAAGAGCCTGGATAAATATAAAATCGTCAAAAATGACGTAAATGGCCTGAACCATCCGCTGGTAAAGCTGAAATAACAGAAGATAAATTTTACTGATAACCGATTGGCCATGATTCACATCACGCAATTCGTTTACGTCCGCGAAGGAAAGGAGGACATTTTTCATGCGTTTGAAGCGCAGGTTTTACCCCTCCTCCAACGCCATGGTGGCAAACTTCTGATGCGGATCAGGCCGGACCCTACGGATTTCATTGCCGGCGAACTCGATCCTCCTTACGAAATCCACCTCGTGCGCTTCGAAGATGAAGCCGGATTGCAGGCTTACGGCAACGACGAAGAGCGGCAAAAGTTGCTCAGCATGAAGGACGAATCGGTAAGGAGCGTGATCATGGTGAAAGGGTAAACAATGCCAAGCAATCCGCAAAAGAATGCCTGGCTTCGTTTCAACTCAACTAAAGACTCTGGCTAAGCTACTATTAACGCATGTAACACTGAACGTAACATGCCTACTGGATTTTCATATCACATCTCTGCATCTGCATGCATCTGTATTTTGCCGCGTACAATCACATCCAAACTCATTGTACAAAAGCAAAAGCTAATAATTCGCGATAATATACATCCTGATAAAAGTTAGTCACCGAAGAATAATCGCATTGCTATACTTTGTGCCGGGCTTTTGATTTTCATATTCAACTAATCAGTTATGAGTATGAAAAAATACATGGTTGCAGCTGCCCTCATTTTGCCTTGTAGTATTCTAAAAATCAATGCGCAGGTTTCCGGGAGTGCTAATCCCGAAATGGGAAATGCGCAATACAGTGCAGCAAAATCAAACCCTGCCTCGGCTGCCCGTTTTTCGGGAGACAATTCAAATGATAGTACGGTCACAGTTTCTGTAAAAGGATTATTGAACCTGATACCAGACACTTACGTGGCTACTTTTAACATTTTGCAAACTGCCGAAACGGCGGAAATGACCGAGCAGTTGATGCGGGACCGGATCAATAAATTCAAAGCAAAGCTTGCTGGCTCGGGTGTTGATGTCAAAGATATGCACGTCGACATGATCTCGTTTGTTCCCAAATACGACATCCAAACTGAAAACAGGCTGTTCAGCAAAACGTATAATGAGATTCCGGCTGGTTTTGAAATGCAGAAGAATTTGAACATTCGCTACCACAAAGCGGAACAGCTGGATGATTTCGTCACGCTCGCCGCGCAGGCGGAGATTTATGATCTGGTGAAAGTGGATTGCTTCCATTCAAACATGGAGACCTTCAAGGACAGCCTGCGAGCCAGGTGCCTTGCTGAACTGAAAGGCAAGCTAAAATCGTACGAAGCATTGAATCTGAAACTCGACACGCTTCGGAAAACGATCGGGGAAGAGTTCAACACCATTTCACCTGCTTCGCGTTATTACAGCTACCAGGCTTTTTCGCGAGCTTCAACCAAAGCATTCAGGAAAAACGGATCGCAAAACAATGTAAATGAGACAGAAAAGACTATATCGCGATATTATATGCCCCTGGCTTTGGAAAGTTTCGATATGACAATAAATCCGGTGATCCTTGAACCAGTGATCCAGCTTACGTTACAAGTTTCCGTAAAATATCATTTAAGATCTTTGAGTCGATATTATCTGATCACACCTGTCGGGGAGAGTAAGAAGTTGATACTGAAATAGATTAACTTCCTTTGCGACAAGTTTCTGCACCGTCTGTCTTTTGTTTGATTTAATATCTCAAAATGATTTTCCACAAATTACTTGTGTAAGTAAATACTTACGCGTACTATTGTGTAAGCAAATACTTACACGTTATGTCAATCGAAGCGAGAAGGGACGTTTTTCAGGCTATTTCAGACCCTACCAGGCGGCAGATTATTAATCTGATCGCGAAGAAATCCATGAACCTGAATGCGATTGCCGATAATTTTGAAATCAGCAGGCCGGCTATTTCCCAACATATTAAGATCCTTACCGAATGCGGAATGGTGGTGGTGAGACAGGAAGGGCGCGAGCGGTTTTGTGAGGCAAAACTGGATAGCTTGAAGGAGGTTTCGAATTGGGTAGATCAATACAAACAGTTCTGGAACCAGCAATTCGATTCGCTGGAAAGCTACCTGGGCAAAATTCAGGCAAATAACCAATCCAATAACAATCAATCAAACGACAAATAAGATGGAAGAGCAAACAGAAAAAAAAGCAGGTTTAAAAATCGTGCGCGAGTTCAAAGCACCTAAGACATTGGTTTTCGACGCATTTGCATCACCGGATGCGTTCGCACAATGGTGGGGACCGGCTGGCAGTCGGCTTACCGTAGAAAGTTTCGATTTCAAGCCCGGCGGCAAAACGCACTACAAAATGGATGGTAATGGCCACGTGATGTGGGGGTTATTTCAATACAAAAATATCCAGCGCGCCGACCTTCTCGAATTCATCAACTCTTTTGCCGACGCAGATGGAAACATCATCACGTCGCCCTTCCCTATGGATTTCCCGTTAGAGGTTTTAAATAAAATTACGCTGGAAGAAAACGAAGGAATCACAACCCTGACGATCCAGGGGCGCCCTATCAACGCAACTCCTGCCCAGGAGGACACTTACTTTTCAATCATGGACAGCATGCAGCAGGGCTTCGGCGGTACGTTTGATCAGCTGGAAGCTTATTTGGAAAAAAGCCAGGCGCAGTAATCCAAAACCGGGTTAGCTTAACAGTTCAGGATTTGAGAAATTCTTTTGAAATCGGGTTATTTTCGATAAAGATTTTCTTTTCCTGAGCTTGTTATAACAACAATGCACCAGTCTTATTTGGGATTTGTCCCCTATGACCTTCGAGTTTTATGGCTGGAAAGTGAGTTTGTATTCGACATGGTCAGGAAAGAAAAAGCAGGGTAAGGAAAAAACTGAATGCGTTTTTAGCTAATTTGAAACCGTTTCATTCCGCGCTGTTTGCGCAGTTATCCTTTAAGTAAATGATCAAGCCACTTTACTCCTGCCTCTGGTTCGCATTTTTCTCACTTTCTTTTTTTGTTTCAAAAGCCCAGCTAATCTCTGATTCCCTGCTCATTGAAGGCAGGCAACGCGTTTTTGTTTACGATAAATCTGTAAAAACAAAACCTGGCGCCAGTCTGGTTTTTGTCATGCATGGTTCGGGAGGTGAGCCGAGGGGGCTTGTGCCAAAAGCGGCTAAGTTACAGGCGCGGGCAGAAGCTGAAAATGTAGTACTGGTGTATCCCGCGGGCTATAAGAGGTATTGGAATGAATGCCGCAAGGCCTCTACTGCTCTTGCAAATACAGAGAATGTGAACGAAGAGGCCTTCTTCTCGGCTATGATCGATTATTTCTCTAAACTGTATAAGATCAACAAAGCAAATGTGTTTGCGACAGGTTTTTCGGGCGGCGGGCATATGTCGTACAAGCTGGCGCTGACTATGCCGGGCAAAATCAAAGCGATCTCCGCGATCGTTGCCAATATGCCTACCGAAGAAAATATGGATTGCACACCCATGCATGTACCCTTGCCCGTGATGATCACCAATGGTACTGCGGATGAAACGAATCCTTACAATGGTGGTGAAGTCAAAACGTCGGGAGTAACGTTGGGCACTGTACGTCCCACGGAAGAGTCCTTTCAATATTGGGCAAAACTCGATGGATACAGCGGCCCACCAGCGAAATCAATGTTCCCCGACGCGAATCCCAACAACAATATTACCGTCGAAAAATACACTTACGCTCAAAAAGGAAAACCGGAAGTGACGCTGTTAAAAGTGGTGAACGGAAAGCACGAATTTGTAACGGACTTCGACATGTTCGAAGAATCCTGGGCGTTTTTCAAGCGGCAGATCAAGAAGTGATGTAATGCATCCTTCTCAATAAACCACCCCGCTTTTGTCCTCTCCGCCCGCCTTGCTTTCTTCTTCGAACATCCGCATGGCCATTAACCCATTCCCAACTGCACCGCCTGCGCGGATTGCGGCGGCGATGAATACCGTTTCGCCGATCTCCTCTTTGGTCGCACCGGCCTGCGCGGCCTTTTTAATGTGAGATTCAATGCAATAAGAGCATTGAGTCGTAAGTGCAACCGCCACCGACATCAGCTCCCTGTACTTGACCGGGATCACTCCGTCTGCCCGCTCTGCGGTATGTTTCAGATTAAAGAATGCAGCCGCCTCCTTGCGGGCGGCATTCACCAGACTATCTACATATTCACGGTCCTTCGGAGTTTGAAATTCAGTCGCCATAAGATTTGACAAGATTGTTCTTAAATCAAAGTTCGGGGCTGGGAATTTTACTGTTTTTTAGCAGTATATCTGTCCCCGGGGCAGCAATAGAATCCTGTAGCTCGGGAATGCGCAGACCTGAATCGGGTGACATTTCCTGATCCGGAACCACGTAGATCTGATCCTCCGGGTAATTGGGCAACAATTTCGGGGTTACTTCATACTCAACAGGTACTTCAAACTCGCAGATCACTGTTTCAGGATCGGATCGCAGCGAAACAACGTAATGCACCCCAAGAAGTGCTGTAAAGAAACACACTACTACCAGGGTAATCTTTGCCATTTTCTTCATAAAAGCAGAATTATTAATATATAATAAAATTATATATTATAGGCGTTATTCCAAAAGATCAGACCATATTTTTAATCAATTAAATGGTGAAAACTGAGGGTATAAAAATAGTCCGGATTCATTATTTTCGAGTAAATTTGACATT
This Dyadobacter sp. UC 10 DNA region includes the following protein-coding sequences:
- a CDS encoding ArsR/SmtB family transcription factor — protein: MSIEARRDVFQAISDPTRRQIINLIAKKSMNLNAIADNFEISRPAISQHIKILTECGMVVVRQEGRERFCEAKLDSLKEVSNWVDQYKQFWNQQFDSLESYLGKIQANNQSNNNQSNDK
- a CDS encoding SIMPL domain-containing protein, producing MKKYMVAAALILPCSILKINAQVSGSANPEMGNAQYSAAKSNPASAARFSGDNSNDSTVTVSVKGLLNLIPDTYVATFNILQTAETAEMTEQLMRDRINKFKAKLAGSGVDVKDMHVDMISFVPKYDIQTENRLFSKTYNEIPAGFEMQKNLNIRYHKAEQLDDFVTLAAQAEIYDLVKVDCFHSNMETFKDSLRARCLAELKGKLKSYEALNLKLDTLRKTIGEEFNTISPASRYYSYQAFSRASTKAFRKNGSQNNVNETEKTISRYYMPLALESFDMTINPVILEPVIQLTLQVSVKYHLRSLSRYYLITPVGESKKLILK
- a CDS encoding VOC family protein, which encodes MNHSALSIRPFIGAKDFEVSRSFYRDLGFEETVLKDNFSVFKFNQLAFYLQDYYIKDWIDNSMIFVEVDDVDRYFNDLLTLDLPGKYEGVRLTPIRTDYWGRECFLHDPSGILWHFGQFNK
- a CDS encoding alpha-ketoglutarate-dependent dioxygenase AlkB family protein, which encodes MEQFKLFNDREHLSLPKHLMDYVPDFFDKKASDLYLKTFVLTTPWQQTKVVMYEKEVLTPRLSAWFGDRPMVKGDRRPPIAWTEELWQIKTKVEDYTGMIFNGVLLNYYRNEKDSVAWHSDKDTISGMKTEIASVSFGQARNFDFRNKKDHRQQYSLQLQNGSLLLMKGDLQRFWEHRVAKSTKPMNARINLTFRKILH
- a CDS encoding carboxymuconolactone decarboxylase family protein, giving the protein MATEFQTPKDREYVDSLVNAARKEAAAFFNLKHTAERADGVIPVKYRELMSVAVALTTQCSYCIESHIKKAAQAGATKEEIGETVFIAAAIRAGGAVGNGLMAMRMFEEESKAGGEDKSGVVY
- a CDS encoding DUF1330 domain-containing protein — protein: MIHITQFVYVREGKEDIFHAFEAQVLPLLQRHGGKLLMRIRPDPTDFIAGELDPPYEIHLVRFEDEAGLQAYGNDEERQKLLSMKDESVRSVIMVKG
- a CDS encoding SRPBCC family protein; its protein translation is MEEQTEKKAGLKIVREFKAPKTLVFDAFASPDAFAQWWGPAGSRLTVESFDFKPGGKTHYKMDGNGHVMWGLFQYKNIQRADLLEFINSFADADGNIITSPFPMDFPLEVLNKITLEENEGITTLTIQGRPINATPAQEDTYFSIMDSMQQGFGGTFDQLEAYLEKSQAQ
- a CDS encoding NYN domain-containing protein, which gives rise to MSETKFNIAVLIDGDNAQAKLMKETLEEVSKYGKATIRRIYGDWTTQYMNSWKEIVNQHSISPIQKFSYTTGKNSTDSSLIIDAMDILHSKSVEGFCIVSSDSDYTGLAKRIREEGLFVMGIGRKNTPIAFVNSCEIFTFSENLVAELETTAEEPEPLKVDVTPREIIKKEPKKQETKRRYPKIDMNIIDKAFEISANEEEEAFISKIGTSLRKIDPSFDSRTYGFKTLTSLFKSLDKYKIVKNDVNGLNHPLVKLK
- a CDS encoding alpha/beta hydrolase family esterase — protein: MIKPLYSCLWFAFFSLSFFVSKAQLISDSLLIEGRQRVFVYDKSVKTKPGASLVFVMHGSGGEPRGLVPKAAKLQARAEAENVVLVYPAGYKRYWNECRKASTALANTENVNEEAFFSAMIDYFSKLYKINKANVFATGFSGGGHMSYKLALTMPGKIKAISAIVANMPTEENMDCTPMHVPLPVMITNGTADETNPYNGGEVKTSGVTLGTVRPTEESFQYWAKLDGYSGPPAKSMFPDANPNNNITVEKYTYAQKGKPEVTLLKVVNGKHEFVTDFDMFEESWAFFKRQIKK
- a CDS encoding SusC/RagA family TonB-linked outer membrane protein gives rise to the protein MEFITKWLVPTFLVVVFFSVGESYAQEISGKVTGSTGEVLVGVSVVVKGTQIGTSTDAAGLYSVQANASEPVLVFSYIGYASKEVQAGNQTRLDVVLEIDNKSLEEVVVVGYGTKKKSDLTGAISQVKPAELKAVAAPNVTQALQGRAAGVSVSTDNQPGAQPVIRIRGVGSINASNNPLIVLDGFPLVNGNMNDINSNDIESVEILKDASSAAIYGSRGANGVIMVTTKKGAVGKKNFSFSSYYGIQSPARLVKMINRDEFVNFINAAYLNQTGKPVYSEAKPAPAHDTDWQKAIIKGRAPIQDYTLTFDGGNADTRYLLSAGLFSQDGLLHDAGFKRYSIRTNLDHKFTKWLSVGTHLQLNRSVQDINPGAPTNIFRFGWPTMPVRNADGSFYFAADDPQHAAFVEGRWNPVADANEKTDQTTTNRILGDIYAEFKITPHLSFRTNAGADVSGSRNFYYATSKHSAGRNSGGIGSQLHTQAQTLINENVLTYQNTWNQHNLSVNGVYSYQEYQYTDLSVSGSGFPTDLTGIDNISIAKNLDLPKSNKYSSKLISWTGRASYAFKDRYLLTATGRYDGSSRFGTNNKWGFFPSIGLGWKVIEEGFLKNVKSISNLKLRASYGQTGNQEIGNYMSLPSLNAINYIYNNELMLGFLEGLGNPNLKWEKTTQYDAGIDIGLWNDRLDISVDYYKRNTTNLLYNVPIPTTSGFTSMLQNIGEVENRGLEITMNARILEGPVKWSLGGNVTKNKNEVVALYGDVNRIRLADNQGVAQFLIVGQPVNGVWARESAGIIKTQGEVEAVKAYQPFAEIGAEMYVNKNGDKSINEDDYKMIGTQQPNFYYGITTNVEWKSFRLDILGQGATNIASTSTDYLLYGENQIQNRNYIPSKYAYDRMWSPENPGGTFPKAGAKEVYLSDRTNGGRNYFMVKNIRLNYALNPSLFKTKWFSGINVYANAQNYISFTNFRGYNPENGNYDFPLAKALIFGLNANF